In a genomic window of Aquila chrysaetos chrysaetos chromosome Z, bAquChr1.4, whole genome shotgun sequence:
- the TUSC1 gene encoding tumor suppressor candidate gene 1 protein — MRRMRVGDGRWGCNGSARRGRAGFAAAAPAGGPCCGGAEEIAEPGGRQEGWRGQSRGSAQQLAERYADLAASHGEALRQREEQEWHNARLRQENARLRLENRRLRRENRCLFRQALLGPGPDQPAAAGEKAEAEALRAQLRRLQEKHRRALQHLRRCRAAGGPEASELDELLEEDEKPPSSPEQLLVKRSLVPPV, encoded by the coding sequence ATGAGGCGCATGCGCGTGGGGGACGGGCGCTGGGGCTGTAACGGCTCGGCGCGGAGAGGCCGGGCGGGgttcgccgccgccgcccccgccggcggccccTGCTGCGGCGGGGCGGAGGAGATTGCCGAGCCGGGCGGCCGCCAGGAGGGCTGGCGGGGCCAGTCGCGGGGCTCGGCGCAGCAGCTGGCGGAGCGGTACGCGGACCTGGCGGCCAGCCACGGCGAGGCGCTGCGGCAGCGGGAGGAGCAGGAGTGGCACAACGCGCGGCTGCGCCAAGAGAACGCCCGGCTGCGGCTGGAGAACCGCCGCCTGCGCCGGGAGAATCGCTGCCTCTTCCGCCAGGCCCTGCTGGGTCCCGGCCCCGACcagcccgccgccgcgggcgAGAAGGCGGAGGCGGAGGCCCTGCGCGCCCAGCTGCGGCGGCTGCAGGAGAAGCATCGCCGGGCCTTGCAGCACCTGCGGCGCTGCAGAGCCGCCGGCGGGCCGGAGGCCTCGGAGCTGGAcgagctgctggaggaggacgAGAAGCCGCCGTCTTCCCCCGAGCAGCTGCTGGTGAAGAGGAGCCTGGTGCCGCCCGTGTAG